Proteins encoded together in one Pectinophora gossypiella chromosome 20, ilPecGoss1.1, whole genome shotgun sequence window:
- the LOC126376209 gene encoding DNA repair and recombination protein RAD54-like, with protein MRRSLAPSQVGAGDSVFKSPLLDSAKRKRRECAKIPLAQKSLSQAMSASEHETLIKQILSKPFKVPIPNYVSSYCGKSLGLKRSQVRRALHDPDEPNALVLFRPPYIPEHEKMKMSANDIKVAVVVDPVLGNILRPHQRDGVKFMYDCVTGAQIEDAYGCIMADEMGLGKTLQCITLLWTLLRQGPDCKPTITKAIIVCPSSLVKNWYNEIHKWLAQRINALPMDGGSKADITLKLKQFMNTYSATRVATPVLIISYETFRIYSNILHSSEVGLVLCDEGHRLKNSENQTYQALMGLKAKRRILISGTPIQNDLTEYFSLVHFVNEGILGTAAEFKKKYENPILRGQDALATQQEREKAQECLQTLTSIVNKCMIRRTSTLLTKYLPVKFEQVICVKMTPLQTQLYKNFINSDAIRNKFTGTGEKNTNTLSALSSITTLKKLCNHPDLVYDKIMEGSEGFEKARSLLPSNYDIKDVKPEFSGKLMILDCILANLKTNTDDKIVLVSNYTQTLDLFEKLCRKRCYQYVRLDGSMTIKKRAKVVESFNSKDSKEWIFMLSSKAGGCGLNLIGANRLIMFDPDWNPANDDQAMARVWRDGQKKPCFIYRLLATGTIEEKIFQRQAHKKALSDTVVDQNEESLRHFTSDDLKDLFRLEENTLSDTHSKFKCKRCVNNIQVTIPPENSDCTSDLSNWYHCADKKNLADLVLKQCWDLAKSISFVFHHRSAKTEAQVKDEEDKENVQARKKRKIEEDEDYSEPDDSADEDYK; from the coding sequence ATGAGGCGCAGCTTAGCGCCTAGCCAAGTTGGCGCAGGGGACAGTGTGTTTAAAAGTCCCCTGCTAGACTCTGCTAAACGTAAAAGGCGGGAATGTGCAAAAATTCCTCTTGCACAGAAATCACTCTCTCAGGCTATGTCTGCATCAGAACATGAAACACTTATTAAACAGATCCTTAGCAAGCCGTTCAAGGTACCCATTCCCAACTATGTTTCGTCGTATTGTGGCAAAAGTTTGGGTTTAAAACGAAGTCAGGTTAGGCGGGCCTTGCATGACCCTGACGAACCGAATGCATTGGTTTTATTTCGTCCACCGTACATCCCTGAACATGAAAAGATGAAAATGAGTGCAAATGACATAAAAGTAGCAGTAGTAGTTGATCCTGTACTCGGGAACATACTCAGACCTCATCAGAGAGATGGCGTGAAGTTCATGTATGACTGTGTCACGGGAGCTCAGATAGAAGACGCCTACGGATGTATCATGGCTGATGAAATGGGTTTAGGAAAGACCTTGCAATGTATCACCTTATTATGGACACTGTTAAGACAAGGCCCAGACTGCAAGCCCACTATAACAAAAGCCATCATCGTCTGCCCCAGCAGCTTGGTCAAAAATTGGTATAATGAAATCCATAAATGGCTAGCACAACGCATCAATGCTTTACCCATGGATGGAGGCTCAAAAGCTGATATAACCCTCAAGTTGAAACAGTTCATGAATACTTACTCAGCTACAAGAGTTGCTACACCAGTTCTGATAATCTCATATGAAACATTCAGGATATATTCAAacattttacactcatcagaagtCGGGTTGGTCTTGTGTGATGAAGGTCATAGATTGAAGAACAGTGAGAACCAAACTTACCAAGCTCTGATGGGTTTGAAGGCAAAGAGGAGGATTTTGATCTCTGGCACCCCAATACAAAATGACCTTACAGAATATTTCAGTCTAGTCCACTTTGTAAATGAAGGCATATTGGGAACTGCTGCAGAATTTAAAAAGAAGTATGAAAATCCCATCCTAAGAGGACAAGATGCTTTGGCAACTCAACAGGAAAGGGAAAAGGCTCAAGAATGCTTGCAGACACTGACTTCAATAGTAAACAAATGCATGATCAGAAGAACAAGCACTTTGCTGACTAAATACTTGCCAGTCAAGTTTGAGCAAGTCATTTGTGTCAAAATGACCCCCCTTCAGACACAACTGTACAAGAACTTCATTAATTCAGATGCAATTCGGAACAAATTTACTGGTACAGGAGAGAAGAACACAAACACACTCAGTGCTCTATCCAGCATCACAACATTGAAGAAACTCTGCAACCACCCAGATCTTGTGTATGACAAGATTATGGAAGGTTCAGAAGGATTTGAAAAGGCAAGGAGCCTGCTACCAAGCAACTATGACATTAAAGACGTCAAACCAGAGTTTTCTGGAAAACTTATGATCCTGGACTGCATATTAGCTAATCTAAAAACTAACACAGATGACAAAATTGTTCTTGTCTCAAACTACACTCAGACTTTGGATCTGTTTGAGAAATTGTGCAGGAAAAGATGCTACCAGTATGTGAGACTGGATGGTTCAATGACAATCAAAAAGCGTGCTAAAGTTGTGGAGAGCTTCAACAGCAAAGACTCTAAGGAGTGGATATTCATGTTGAGCTCCAAAGCTGGGGGTTGTGGGTTGAATCTCATTGGAGCAAACCGTTTGATAATGTTTGATCCAGACTGGAACCCCGCAAATGATGATCAGGCTATGGCCCGCGTCTGGCGCGATGGACAGAAGAAACCATGTTTTATCTATAGGCTACTAGCAACAGGAACAATTGAAGAAAAGATATTCCAACGCCAGGCACACAAAAAAGCCTTGAGTGACACAGTTGTTGATCAAAATGAAGAGTCATTGAGACATTTCACTTCGGATGACTTGAAAGATTTGTTCCGGCTTGAAGAGAACACTTTGTCCGACACTCACAGCAAGTTCAAATGCAAACGGTGTGTCAACAACATCCAAGTTACCATTCCACCGGAGAATTCAGATTGTACGTCAGACTTGTCGAATTGGTACCACTGTGCAGATAAGAAGAATTTGGCCGATTTAGTTCTGAAACAATGTTGGGACTTGGCGAAGAGCATTTCTTTTGTATTCCACCACCGTTCAGCTAAGACCGAAGCTCAGGTGAAAGATGAAGAAGATAAAGAGAATGTACAAGCAAGAAAGAAACGGAAAATAGAAGAAGACGAAGATTATTCAGAGCCTGATGACAGTGCCGATGAAGATTACAAGTAA
- the LOC126376228 gene encoding protein adenylyltransferase SelO-like, with the protein MKRAFCVFASALNDQSLKLANNMKLISDFKEWKFRSPPSYAKLPIDENPEYNVPVAVKNAVFSKVPVEPLTGALHLVCVSGDALQDLFDLDPKVADSEEFIHFVAGRYLPEGGLTVSHRYGGYQFGYWADQLGDGRAHILGEYVNSKGEIWQPQLKGSGETPYSRFGDGRAVLRSSIREMVASEACHYLGIPTTRAAALVVSDDHKVWRDKTYSGNAKQERAAIVMRVANCWYRLGSLEILLKRAEPSTMRTLVDFIIEHHFPEVHSSSDDKYVKWYTEVAHRNLDMVATWQGFGFTHGVLNTDNVSILGVTIDYGPYGFIDHYYHHYVPNSSDDMGRYAYNRQPDILVWNLEKFAEALELILSEEQKEQIKAVRSTLGEYVKKKVLSTYLLKLGLKQTQDGDEDFVQELLQTMQDTTADFTCTFRQMAEVDPKELLDKSVLEKKWSLDKLLAAGAKWEAWVKKYQDRLTVEGVSEDERRARMLAVNPAYVARNWIMQEAIADAEKNDFEKVRFLMKVLRKPFEVDEEAEKRGYSSQPPSWSYGLKLSCSS; encoded by the exons ATGAAGCGAGCATTTTGTGTCTTTGCTTCGGCGTTGAATGACCAAAGTTTAAAGCTTGCGAACAACATGAAATTAATAAGTGATTTTAAGGAGTGGAAGTTCAGGAGTCCTCCTAGCTATGCTAAACTTCCTATCGATGAGAATCCTGAGTACAATGTTCCTGTCGCCGTAAAAAATGCTGTGTTCTCTAAG GTACCAGTAGAGCCGTTAACAGGCGCCCTGCATCTGGTTTGTGTGTCGGGGGATGCTCTACAGGATCTGTTTGACCTGGACCCAAAGGTGGCAGACTCCGAAGAGTTTATACACTTTGTGGCTGGACGATACCTGCCAGAAGGAGGGTTGACTGTTTCACATAG ATACGGAGGGTATCAGTTTGGGTACTGGGCTGATCAGCTGGGAGATGGCAGAGCTCATATTCTAGGAGAATATGTTAACag TAAAGGCGAAATATGGCAACCGCAACTCAAGGGATCAGGGGAGACCCCATACTCCAGGTTCGGTGACGGTCGTGCAGTGCTGCGCTCCTCCATCAGAGAGATGGTGGCATCAGAGGCTTGTCACTACCTGGGCATCCCTACCACCCGGGCAGCCGCGCTGGTAG TAAGCGACGACCACAAGGTCTGGCGAGACAAGACATACAGTGGCAACGCGAAGCAAGAACGCGCAGCCATAGTGATGCGCGTAGCCAACTGCTGGTACCGGCTAGGGTCACTGGAGATACTGCTCAAGAGGGCCGAGCCCAGCACTATGAGGACGCTGGTTGATTTCATTATTGAG CACCATTTCCCAGAGGTCCATTCGTCTTCCGATGATAAATATGTGAAGTGGTACACCGAAGTGGCACATAGAAACTTAGATATGGTTGCAACCTGGCaag gcttcggtTTCACCCACGGCGTGTTAAACACAGACAACGTGAGCATACTGGGAGTGACCATAGACTATGGTCCTTATGGGTTCATTGACCACTACTATCACCATTACGTGCCGAACTCTTCGGATGATATGGGCCGATACGCTTACAACAGGCAACCTGAT ATACTAGTATGGAACTTGGAGAAATTCGCAGAAGCTCTGGAACTCATACTGTCTGAAGAACAGAAGGAGCAAATCAAAGCGGTCAGGAGTACATTAGGAGAATACGTAAAGAAGAAAGTTTT gtcgacatacttattgaaaCTCGGCCTGAAACAAACCCAGGATGGTGATGAGGACTTCGTGCAAGAGCTGCTGCAAACTATGCAGGACACTACTGCAGACTTCACATGCACTTTTAGACAAATGGCTGAG GTGGACCCCAAAGAATTGTTGGACAAGTCTGTGCTGGAGAAGAAGTGGTCTTTAGACAAATTGCTTGCCGCAGGTGCCAAATGGGAAGCCTGGGTGAAGAAATACCAGGACAGATTGACTGTCGAAGGAG TGAGTGAAGACGAACGTCGCGCGCGCATGCTCGCAGTCAACCCTGCGTACGTGGCTCGTAACTGGATTATGCAGGAGGCGATCGCCGACGCCGAGAAGAACGACTTTGAAAAG gTGCGATTCCTAATGAAAGTGCTGAGGAAGCCGTTTGAAGTGGACGAGGAGGCAGAGAAGCGAGGGTACTCCTCGCAGCCCCCCAGCTGGTCGTACGGACTCAAGCTTAGCTGCTCCAGCTAA
- the LOC126376258 gene encoding protein adenylyltransferase SelO-like, which produces MDPEIANREEFVEFIAGRKLPYGALPVAHRYGGHQYGLWVGQLGDGRAHILGEYVNRNGERWQLQLKGSGQTPYSRIHDGRAVLRAAIREMIACEACHGLGVPTTRAAGLVVSEEAVVRDVFYTGNPRRERAAVLLRISPCWFRFGTFEILSRSGEIPVLKQLADFVIKEYFPDIHLTDENRYIRLFSEIAHRTLDLVAKWQGLGFTHGLLNTDNMSLLGLTVDFGPFGFVDSYDGGFVANCSDGEGRYALAKQPDIVVWNISQLANAFKPLLNSAQQVHMSHIMKTLDTYCKNKILETFLMKIGLKEERWGDEQLVEKLLDMMQQTGADFTCSFRQLAELEPCEMVSEAKLDEKWSLKRLSSHASWGCWLDQYRERLDKEAVDPSSEGLFEDERRRRMLSVNPAYVPRNWLLQEAIVDAEKDDYQKVRFLLEVMRNPYEVQPEAEKRGFSAQPPQWAYALKVSCSS; this is translated from the exons ATGGATCCAGAAATCGCGAACCGCGAAGAATTTGTGGAATTTATTGCTGGTAGAAAACTACCTTATGGAGCGCTACCTGTGGCTCACCG GTACGGTGGACATCAATATGGCTTGTGGGTTGGACAACTAGGAGACGGAAGAGCACATATTCTGGGTGAATATGTAAATCG CAATGGTGAAAGATGGCAGCTGCAGCTCAAAGGCTCAGGTCAAACACCTTACTCGCGAATCCATGATGGTCGTGCCGTGCTTCGTGCGGCAATCAGGGAAATGATCGCATGCGAAGCCTGCCATGGACTCGGCGTGCCAACTACGCGCGCTGCGGGGCTTGTGG TAAGTGAAGAAGCAGTAGTGCGTGACGTTTTCTATACCGGGAATCCTCGCCGTGAAAGGGCTGCTGTGCTGCTTCGCATCTCCCCTTGCTGGTTCCGCTTTGGTACCTTTGAGATCCTATCACGAAGCGGAGAAATTCCTGTCTTAAAGCAGCTTGCTGATTTTGTAATAAAG GAGTATTTTCCTGATATTCATTTGACGGATGAAAATCGATACATCAGATTATTCTCTGAAATTGCTCATCGTACTTTGGACCTGGTAGCTAAATGGCAAG GTCTAGGTTTTACCCATGGACTGTTGAATACTGACAACATGAGTCTTCTTGGTCTCACAGTAGACTTTGGTCCTTTTGGTTTCGTGGACTCTTACGACGGTGGATTTGTAGCCAACTGTTCCGATGGTGAAGGACGATATGCTTTGGCCAAACAACCTGAC ATAGTTGTTTGGAATATAAGCCAACTGGCAAATGCTTTCAAGCCTCTTTTGAACTCGGCACAGCAAGTACACATGTCACATATTATGAAAACTTTGGACACGTACTGCAAAAACAAGATTTT GGAAACATTTTTGATGAAGATCGGCTTAAAGGAAGAGCGCTGGGGAGATGAACAGCTGGTGGAGAAATTGTTGGACATGATGCAGCAAACTGGAGCGGACTTTACTTGCTCATTTAGGCAGTTAGCCGAA TTGGAGCCATGTGAAATGGTAAGCGAAGCTAAATTGGATGAGAAGTGGTCTCTGAAGCGCCTGTCATCCCACGCTTCTTGGGGTTGTTGGCTCGACCAATATCGCGAGCGGCTTGATAAGGAAGCTG TGGATCCAAGTTCAGAAGGACTTTTCGAAGATGAACGCCGTCGTCGCATGTTGAGTGTGAATCCCGCTTATGTGCCTCGCAACTGGTTGCTGCAAGAGGCAATTGTTGATGCTGAGAAAGACGACTATCAAAAG GTGCGATTCCTATTGGAAGTAATGCGTAATCCATACGAAGTTCAGCCTGAAGCTGAAAAACGAGGTTTCTCTGCTCAACCGCCCCAGTGGGCTTATGCTCTGAAGGTCAGCTGCTCTAGCTAA
- the LOC126376237 gene encoding dolichyl pyrophosphate Man9GlcNAc2 alpha-1,3-glucosyltransferase has product MGRKSDPDRFSVTKDGLLPGVFFSLFVRWCVAAYPYSGAKKPPMFGDYEAQRHWQEITVHTPLANWYRNTTQNDLQYWGLDYPPLTAYHSFLMGLVADWLDPESVRLFASRGYESDTHKTFMRWTVFLSDIYFFVTAVLCLCIDSERIKPKELKNVFKRTDIATIMFLLYPGIILIDYGHFQYNCVSLGLFLWAAFFIVAIENDTLASIFFVLALNYKQMELYHSLPFFFYLLRKCFIGIPNRGKIPYIVGNFNKLAVAVISTFIIIWFPFATSWDNLFQVVHRMFPLKRGVFEDKVSNVWCFINVFIKLKSIYSNEQMAKICLITTAAAALPSCLDLFFRISRKKFILSLINVSLAFFLFSFQVHEKTILLVSIPVAMHFPEDPFMCFWFLLISYFSMLPLLLKDGLLIPFIVTTVIYTSFYSIALKIAEPSMGFLSFFNANRVYSLVKPKQKRSFLLKLVSINFFISIIGMLWLTFASVLLKPPPKYPDLFPLLVSVYSCSHFLFFFLYFNYQQFSLPTELPKVQKVKTK; this is encoded by the coding sequence ATGGGGAGGAAATCTGATCCCGATAGGTTCAGTGTTACAAAAGATGGGTTGTTGCCTGGTGTATTTTTCTCGTTGTTCGTACGATGGTGTGTGGCAGCGTATCCTTATTCTGGGGCGAAGAAACCGCCGATGTTTGGTGATTATGAGGCTCAGAGACACTGGCAAGAGATAACAGTGCACACGCCTCTCGCGAATTGGTACAGAAACACAACACAAAACGATCTCCAGTACTGGGGACTGGACTACCCGCCGTTGACGGCGTATCACAGTTTCCTGATGGGTCTGGTAGCCGACTGGCTGGACCCGGAGTCCGTGCGGCTGTTCGCCTCGAGAGGTTATGAGAGCGACACGCACAAGACCTTCATGCGCTGGACAGTATTCCTGAGTGATATTTACTTCTTTGTCACTGCTGTGCTGTGCCTTTGTATAGATTCTGAACGTATAAAGCCTAAGGAACTGAAAAATGTGTTTAAAAGGACAGATATAGCGacaattatgtttttgttgtaCCCGGGCATAATTTTAATAGACTATGGACATTTTCAGTATAACTGTGTGTCGTTAGGGCTGTTTTTGTGGGCAGCGTTTTTTATAGTAGCAATAGAGAATGACACCTTGGCTTCTATCTTCTTTGTCTTAGCTTTGAATTACAAACAAATGGAACTATACCATTCTTTACCatttttcttctatttattACGAAAATGTTTCATAGGCATACCTAACAGAGGAAAGATTCCATACattgtaggtaattttaacaaATTAGCTGTTGCAGTAATTTCAACGTTTATAATTATCTGGTTTCCGTTTGCAACGTCTTGGGATAATTTGTTTCAAGTAGTGCATAGAATGTTTCCACTGAAAAGAGGGGTTTTTGAAGACAAGGTGTCTAATGTGTGGTGTTTCATCAACGTGTttataaaattgaaatctaTTTATAGCAATGAACAAATGGCAAAAATTTGTCTGATAACAACTGCAGCTGCAGCATTACCATCTTGCCTCGATTTATTCTTTAGAATTAGCAGAAAGAAGTTCATTTTATCACTGATAAATGTCTCGTTAGCATTCTTCTTATTTTCTTTCCAAGTCCACGAGAAAACAATCCTGTTAGTTTCAATCCCCGTTGCAATGCATTTTCCTGAAGATCCGTTCATGTGTTTCTGGTTCCTACTCATTTCTTACTTCAGTATGTTGCCGTTGCTACTAAAAGATGGCCTTTTAATACCTTTTATCGTTACTACAGTAATTTACACAAGCTTTTATAGTATTGCATTGAAGATAGCAGAGCCTAGTATGGGATTCTTATCATTTTTCAATGCGAATAGAGTTTACAGTCTCGTGAAGCCAAAGCAAAAGAGATCTTTTCTATTAAAACTCGTTagtataaacttttttatttctattatagGCATGCTATGGCTTACCTTTGCGTCTGTTTTATTAAAACCACCTCCAAAGTATCCAGATCTATTCCCACTACTAGTCTCTGTGTATTCTTGTTCAcatttcctcttctttttcttgTATTTCAACTATCAACAGTTCTCGTTGCCAACTGAACTGCCAAAAGTACAAAAAGTTAAAACTAAGTAG